Part of the candidate division KSB1 bacterium genome, ATCGATGTGGAGAATGAGTTTCGAGTTTGAAGTTTCGGGTCCCGGGTTACGAGTTGAGAGTTGCGAGTTCCGGGTTTCGGATTGCAGGAGACTCATTTAAATTTCTTTCCTTTCATATCAGTCTCGCGGAGATAGTTCATGAGTCCACCAATGAGACTGCCAATCTCAATTGAAATCGCAGACAGGGTTTCAAATGTATTCTTGTTAATATAGCCTCGATCAAAAGCAACATAAAGTTGCGCTCTTACTTCGCCACTCGAGCCCTTTGCAACGGCGAGAAATTCCCGGTTCCCATCTCTTCTCGAATCCTTCAGCTATATTACTCATAATCGAAACACTTGCTCTTCGAATTTGATCACGTAAGCCGAAATCTTTTGTAAAGGCACCTTGATTCGAAACCGTGTAAACCTCCCGTGTAAGTTCACGAGCTTTCTGCCAGCTCTCGATCTCCTCAAAACTTTTAAAAGTAGGCATATTTTTCCTCCTTTAAACTCGAAACCAGTAATTCGAAACTCTTTAGTGTACTAATATACACCATAATATAGCACTTTGAAAATTTTTTGCAAGAAATATTTTTCTAGGAAGGAATTAAGGAAAAACAGATGATAGAAGAGAAGAGCGAAAAGCGTAGAGCGAGAAGCGAATTTTATCTAATCGCTTCTCGCTCACACGCTCTTTCGGGGTCTTGCTATTTCATGGATGTCTCCATTTCGCCCGGAATATTTTTCACGTATTTCTCCAGCCAATTGGACATTTCCCAGAGCATATGCATAATAGACTCGCGTGCCCGGTAGCCGTGGCTTTCATGCGGCAGCATCACCAGCCGGGCCTTACCGCCATGCCCTTTGACAGCATTAAAAAAGCGCTCGCTCTGCATGGGGAACGTTCCCGAATTGTTATCCACCTTGCCGTGAATCAGCAGGATCGGTTCATTTACTTTCTCGGCGTGCATAAAAGGCGACATCTTGAAATAGACTTCTGGAGCTTCCCAAAAAGTCCTCTGCTCAGACTGAAATCCAAATGGTGTGAGACTTCGATTATACGCTCCGCTGCGGGCAATGCCGGCAGCAAATAGATCGGAATGCGCCAACAAATTCGCAGTCATAAAAGCGCCATACGAATGCCCGCCGATGGCAATTCGATTTCGATCCGTGACTCCGCGGCGAACCACTTCGTCAATAGCAGCCTTTGCACTCGCAACGAGCTGTGTAACATAAGTGTCATTGGGTTCCTGATCGCCTTCGCCAATAATTGGCATGGTCGCGGCGTCGAGTACGGCATAGCCTAACGCTGTCCAAAGCACTCTCGACCACCCGGTAATTCGATCAAAACGATGTGGCGAACTTGTCACTTGAGCCGCTGCCGCGGCGCTTTTAAACTCACGTGGATAGGCCCACATCAGCATCGGTAAAGGTCCGTCTTCAATTTTGTAATCCGGAGGCAAATAAAGTGTGGCGGTCAGTTTAACGCCATCTTCACGGTCGTAACGAATTTGCTCTTTTTGCACATTTGCGAGTTGAGGCGTGGGGTGAGGAAAGTCCGTGATTTGCTCAAGCTTGTTCTTTTGTAAATTGCGAACAAAATAATTCGGAGGCTCCGTTTTTGATTCCCTCCGGGTCAACACTTTACGCTTTTCAGCGTCAACAAAGTTAACGACGCGCTCATAAAATGGTGCTTCAGAGCGCCACAGGCGTTTGGTTTTTTTAGTCGCAAAATTGAATTCATCCAAAAACGGCCGGTCCCCTTCAGGGGAAGCGCCATCGCCGGCCAGATATAAAACCTTGCCGTTGGTTACTAAAACTGAGTGACCGTGGCTATTTGTCTTCGAGAGCGGTTCACCCGGATCATTATACCTGTCCTGGTAGGAATAATCGAATAATAAATCCGGCTCGGTTGTAGAGGCATCAGGTTTGATTCTCCAGGTCCTTACCCTGCGATTTTGCCACCACCACTCATAAGCTAATGCAAGGTCGCCGGTGCCCCAATCGATACCGCGGTACCGTAGTTCCAAGGACACAAGTTTTTGAGGCGCTGCTAAAAAAGGAGCCTTTAAGGTATAAACAATATCACGAACTTCCGCTTCTTGCTTAGGATTTCCGCCATCCTGGGCTTCCACCCAATAGAGGGTTGCATTAGTATCCGAGCGCCAGTCAAACGAACGAGGCCCGGTCGGGACAGCGTTACGGCCAATCGGCACTTCCTCGGCCAAAGGCAGATCGGCAATCTGTTTTACAACGTTGCCCTTCATATCCCAGATTTCAACCTGATATGGGAAACGACGTACCGGAACCAGATAAGAGAGCGGG contains:
- a CDS encoding prolyl oligopeptidase family serine peptidase — its product is MLNSLMHSIRMGEFRVIFIMILGVFCLSKAPMLAQDTSEQTYQMPAKVIADLVDAPSTPSVDIDPTNTWMLILERPSLPSISELAQPELRIAGLRINPKTNGPSRSRYFSALKLKKISGGEEVPITGLPEGARIRYVEWSPDGKHIAFLAVEENGQNLWVANVASRKARKLISLRVNSAYRTPFHWVSDNRTLICRIVPDDRGEPPVAPTVPVGPVMQETTGRKAAARTYQDLLKDTHDEALFEYYLNAQAVQVNLDGKTTPLGSSGLIKRAEPSPDGKYILVETLHRPLSYLVPVRRFPYQVEIWDMKGNVVKQIADLPLAEEVPIGRNAVPTGPRSFDWRSDTNATLYWVEAQDGGNPKQEAEVRDIVYTLKAPFLAAPQKLVSLELRYRGIDWGTGDLALAYEWWWQNRRVRTWRIKPDASTTEPDLLFDYSYQDRYNDPGEPLSKTNSHGHSVLVTNGKVLYLAGDGASPEGDRPFLDEFNFATKKTKRLWRSEAPFYERVVNFVDAEKRKVLTRRESKTEPPNYFVRNLQKNKLEQITDFPHPTPQLANVQKEQIRYDREDGVKLTATLYLPPDYKIEDGPLPMLMWAYPREFKSAAAAAQVTSSPHRFDRITGWSRVLWTALGYAVLDAATMPIIGEGDQEPNDTYVTQLVASAKAAIDEVVRRGVTDRNRIAIGGHSYGAFMTANLLAHSDLFAAGIARSGAYNRSLTPFGFQSEQRTFWEAPEVYFKMSPFMHAEKVNEPILLIHGKVDNNSGTFPMQSERFFNAVKGHGGKARLVMLPHESHGYRARESIMHMLWEMSNWLEKYVKNIPGEMETSMK